One region of Chanodichthys erythropterus isolate Z2021 chromosome 17, ASM2448905v1, whole genome shotgun sequence genomic DNA includes:
- the srsf1a gene encoding serine/arginine-rich splicing factor 1A isoform X2: MSGGGVIRGPAGSNDCRIYVGNLPPDIRTKDVEDVFYKYGAIRDIDLKNRRGGPPFAFVEFEDPRDAEDAVYARDGYDYDGYRLRVEFPRSGRGMGRGGFGGGGGGGGGGGGGAPRGRYGPPSRRSEYRVIVSGLPPSGSWQDLKDHMREAGDVCYADVFRDGTGVVEFVRKEDMTYAVRKLDNTKFRSHEVWIGGEAQWMPDHWDQYIMKIG, encoded by the exons ATGTCTGGTGGTGGTGTGATCCGCGGCCCTGCTGGGAGCAATGACTGCCGCATCTATGTGGGGAATCTGCCCCCTGATATCCGCACTAAAGATGTCGAAGATGTCTTTTATAAGTACGGAGCCATTCGAGATATCGATCTGAAAAACCGACGAGGCGGACCTCCATTCGCCTTTGTCGAGTTTGAAGACCCCAG AGATGCTGAAGATGCTGTCTATGCTCGTGATGGCTATGACTATGATGGCTATCGTCTACGAGTTGAGTTTCCGAGAAGTGGGAGAGGTATGGGGAGAGGTGGTTTTGGCGGCGGCGGAGGAGGTGGCGGCGGCGGTGGTGGTGGGGCTCCTAGGGGCCGATATGGACCCCCATCCAGACGTTCGGAGTACAGAGTAATCGTATCAG GGCTTCCACCGAGCGGTAGCTGGCAGGATCTGAAGGATCACATGCGTGAAGCAGGTGATGTATGTTACGCTGACGTTTTCCGTGATGGAACTGGTGTGGTGGAGTTTGTTCGCAAAGAAGACATGACCTACGCCGTTCGCAAACTGGATAACACAAAATTCCGGTCGCACGAG GTTTGGATTGGAGGAGAGGCTCAGTGGATGCCGGATCACTGGGATCAGTACATAATGAAGATAGGATAG
- the aldoca gene encoding fructose-bisphosphate aldolase C-A, with the protein MTHQFPPLTTEQKKELHEIALRIVSPGKGILAADESIGSMGKRLNQIGVENNEENRRLYRQVLFTADDRIDNCIGGVIFFHETLYQNSDDGVPFVKMIKDKGITIGIKVDKGVVPLPGTNGETTTQGLDGLSERCAQYKKDGADFAKWRCVMKISDTTPSNLCITENAKVLARYASICQQHGIVPIVEPEILPDGDHDLKRCQFVTERVLAAVYKAMFDHHVYLEGTLLKPNMVTPGHSCPTKYSAEEVAMATVTTLRRTVPPAVTGVTFLSGGQSEEEASINLNAINNCPLVKPWALTFSFGRALQASALKTWRGQRENETAATEEFIKRAEINSLACQGKYTVCGDSSGATGLSHYLSSYAY; encoded by the exons ATGACCCATCAGTTTCCTCCCCTCACCACTGAGCAAAAGAAGGAGCTACATGAGATAGCTTTGCGTATAGTGTCACCAGGCAAAGGCATCCTAGCTGCAGATGAGTCCATCG GCAGCATGGGGAAACGTTTGAACCAGATTGGGGTGGAGAACAACGAGGAGAACCGTCGTCTCTACCGTCAGGTGCTCTTCACTGCTGATGACCGCATTGATAACTGCATTGGTGGAGTGATCTTCTTCCACGAAACACTCTACCAGAACTCTGATGATGGCGTCCCGTTCGTCAAGATGATAAAGGACAAGGGCATCACTATCGGGATCAAG GTTGACAAAGGTGTAGTTCCCTTGCCAGGAACTAATGGAGAGACCACTACACAAG GTCTGGATGGGCTCTCAGAACGCTGCGCTCAGTATAAAAAAGATGGAGCTGACTTTGCAAAGTGGCGCTGTGTAATGAAAATCAGTGATACCACCCCGTCAAACCTGTGCATTACAGAAAATGCGAAAGTCCTTGCTCGCTATGCTAGCATTTGTCAGCAG CATGGGATTGTACCTATAGTGGAACCTGAGATCCTTCCTGATGGAGACCATGATTTGAAGCGCTGCCAGTTCGTCACAGAGAGG GTGCTTGCAGCGGTCTACAAAGCCATGTTTGATCATCATGTGTATCTGGAAGGCACACTACTCAAGCCCAACATGGTGACCCCTGGACACAGCTGCCCAACCAAATACAGTGCAGAAgaggttgccatggcaacagtgaCTACTCTGCGGCGTACTGTCCCACCTGCTGTCACGG GGGTGACCTTTCTCTCAGGAGGTCAAAGTGAGGAAGAGGCCTCCATTAACCTAAATGCCATCAATAACTGCCCACTGGTGAAGCCCTGGGCTCTTACCTTCTCATTCGGCCGCGCTCTGCAAGCCTCAGCTCTGAAGACCTGGCGTGGACAGAGAGAAAATGAGACCGCCGCAACCGAGGAATTCATCAAACGAGCAGAG ATCAACAGTCTGGCATGCCAAGGGAAGTACACAGTTTGTGGTGACAGCAGCGGAGCCACTGGTCTATCCCATTACCTTTCCAGCTATGCATATTGA
- the srsf1a gene encoding serine/arginine-rich splicing factor 1A isoform X1 gives MSGGGVIRGPAGSNDCRIYVGNLPPDIRTKDVEDVFYKYGAIRDIDLKNRRGGPPFAFVEFEDPRDAEDAVYARDGYDYDGYRLRVEFPRSGRGMGRGGFGGGGGGGGGGGGGAPRGRYGPPSRRSEYRVIVSGLPPSGSWQDLKDHMREAGDVCYADVFRDGTGVVEFVRKEDMTYAVRKLDNTKFRSHEGETAYIRVKVDGPRSPSYGRSRSRSRSRSRSRSRSNNRSRSYSPRRSRGSPQYSPRHSRSRSRS, from the exons ATGTCTGGTGGTGGTGTGATCCGCGGCCCTGCTGGGAGCAATGACTGCCGCATCTATGTGGGGAATCTGCCCCCTGATATCCGCACTAAAGATGTCGAAGATGTCTTTTATAAGTACGGAGCCATTCGAGATATCGATCTGAAAAACCGACGAGGCGGACCTCCATTCGCCTTTGTCGAGTTTGAAGACCCCAG AGATGCTGAAGATGCTGTCTATGCTCGTGATGGCTATGACTATGATGGCTATCGTCTACGAGTTGAGTTTCCGAGAAGTGGGAGAGGTATGGGGAGAGGTGGTTTTGGCGGCGGCGGAGGAGGTGGCGGCGGCGGTGGTGGTGGGGCTCCTAGGGGCCGATATGGACCCCCATCCAGACGTTCGGAGTACAGAGTAATCGTATCAG GGCTTCCACCGAGCGGTAGCTGGCAGGATCTGAAGGATCACATGCGTGAAGCAGGTGATGTATGTTACGCTGACGTTTTCCGTGATGGAACTGGTGTGGTGGAGTTTGTTCGCAAAGAAGACATGACCTACGCCGTTCGCAAACTGGATAACACAAAATTCCGGTCGCACGAG GGAGAAACTGCATACATCCGCGTGAAGGTGGACGGTCCCCGCAGTCCGAGCTATGGAAGATCAAGGTCAAGGAGCCGCAGTCGCAGCAGGAGTCGCAGCCGCAGCAACAACCGTAGCCGAAGCTACTCCCCACGCCGCAGCCGAGGATCCCCCCAGTACTCCCCTCGCCATAGCCGTTCCCGCTCTCGGTCCTAA
- the dynll2a gene encoding dynein, light chain, LC8-type 2a, with product MTDRKAVIKNADMSEDMQQDAVDCATQAMEKYNIEKDIAAYIKKEFDKKYNPTWHCIVGRNFGSYVTHETKHFIYFYLGQVAILLFKSG from the exons ATGACCGACAGGAAGGCTGTGATCAAGAACGCCGACATGTCTGAAGACATGCAGCAGGATGCGGTGGACTGTGCTACGcaggccatggagaaatacaACATAGAGAAGGACATTGCCGCATACATCAAAAAG GAGTTCGATAAGAAATACAATCCTACGtggcattgcattgtgggaagGAACTTCGGCAGCTACGTGACCCATGAGACAAAACACTTCATCTACTTCTACTTGGGCCAGGTAGCCATTCTCCTCTTCAAGTCTGGCTGA